A single genomic interval of Bacteroidetes bacterium GWF2_43_63 harbors:
- a CDS encoding dephospho-CoA kinase, with translation MIKIGLTGNLGSGKSTVAKVFETFGFRILDADAMAKQLYLIPDIRKQVESLLHVSIVKADNTINYQIIADYYFNKPGIYSALNKILYPELQKNIEAEITAQKDNVIVEAAMLYEINMQPLFDYVITVSTPMEERMQRVYKRNGSSREQFMEREKLQSPAEWKETQADFIVRNDERSSVIAQVNNIIKSLK, from the coding sequence ATGATAAAAATAGGCCTTACCGGTAATCTGGGCAGTGGAAAATCGACAGTAGCCAAAGTGTTTGAAACTTTTGGTTTCAGGATTCTTGATGCCGATGCTATGGCCAAACAGCTTTATCTTATACCCGACATCAGAAAACAGGTTGAGTCGTTGCTTCATGTGTCAATTGTAAAAGCGGACAACACGATTAATTACCAAATAATTGCAGATTATTATTTCAATAAACCAGGTATTTATTCTGCACTGAATAAGATTCTGTATCCGGAACTTCAGAAAAATATTGAAGCGGAAATAACCGCACAAAAGGACAATGTAATTGTAGAAGCGGCCATGCTTTATGAAATAAATATGCAGCCACTATTCGATTATGTGATAACAGTTTCCACTCCAATGGAAGAACGCATGCAGCGCGTGTATAAGCGTAATGGCAGCAGTCGCGAACAGTTTATGGAACGCGAAAAACTGCAGTCTCCTGCGGAGTGGAAAGAAACTCAGGCCGATTTCATCGTTCGCAACGATGAGCGTTCATCGGTGATTGCTCAGGTGAACAACATTATTAAAAGCTTGAAATAA
- a CDS encoding 16S rRNA processing protein RimM — protein sequence MEGLIRIGKTVKTHGINGEVLIKFEAGKLPANESEPVFLDFEGIQVPFFIESVRSPIESEWFVVFEEYDDKTKAEKLLGRGFYVHENNIAEKEKEFTLDDLIGFEVIDEKHGLVGVLTHIQKGAQDLMIIEKDQEEIFIPFVEDFLVEIDEEQKRIMVATPDGLLDLNK from the coding sequence ATGGAAGGACTAATCCGAATTGGAAAGACAGTCAAGACTCATGGGATTAATGGTGAGGTTCTGATAAAATTTGAAGCCGGTAAACTCCCGGCAAATGAAAGCGAACCTGTATTTCTCGATTTTGAGGGAATACAGGTTCCTTTTTTTATTGAATCGGTCCGAAGCCCCATTGAATCTGAATGGTTTGTTGTATTTGAAGAATACGACGACAAAACGAAAGCGGAAAAGCTGCTGGGGCGGGGTTTTTATGTTCATGAAAATAATATTGCCGAAAAAGAAAAAGAATTCACGCTCGATGATCTCATCGGATTTGAGGTGATTGATGAAAAACATGGTCTTGTCGGTGTCCTGACACATATTCAGAAAGGCGCTCAAGACCTTATGATTATAGAAAAAGACCAGGAAGAAATCTTTATTCCCTTTGTGGAAGATTTCCTTGTTGAAATTGACGAAGAGCAGAAACGAATTATGGTTGCAACACCCGATGGGTTGCTTGATTTGAACAAATAG
- a CDS encoding peroxiredoxin, whose amino-acid sequence MEKGMQAPDFSFKNSEGNEQKLSDLKGRKVILYFYPKDSTPGCTAEACDFRDNYNMWLKKGYEVIGISADSDASHMKFAEKHSLPFPLVADIDKTIIKAYGVWGPKKFMGRTFDGILRTTFIIDAEGKIEEVISKVETKASTAQILELLK is encoded by the coding sequence ATGGAAAAAGGCATGCAGGCACCCGATTTTTCCTTCAAAAACAGTGAAGGAAACGAGCAAAAACTAAGCGATCTCAAAGGCCGCAAGGTAATCCTGTATTTTTATCCGAAGGATTCCACTCCCGGTTGTACGGCTGAGGCCTGTGATTTCCGCGACAATTACAACATGTGGTTGAAAAAAGGATATGAGGTAATTGGAATCAGCGCTGACAGTGATGCTTCGCACATGAAATTTGCAGAGAAACATTCCTTGCCTTTTCCATTGGTGGCGGACATCGATAAAACCATCATAAAGGCGTACGGAGTCTGGGGCCCGAAAAAATTCATGGGCCGGACATTCGATGGCATTCTACGCACCACTTTCATTATTGATGCAGAAGGCAAAATCGAAGAAGTGATTTCGAAAGTTGAGACAAAAGCCAGTACGGCACAAATTCTTGAATTATTAAAATAA
- a CDS encoding recombinase RecA — MSKEKEKKEENSVQSEKMKALQLTIERLDKTYGKGSVMKLGDSPIEELEVISTGSVGIDLAIGVGGFPRGRVVEIYGPESSGKTTLAIHAIAEAQKKGGIAAFIDAEHAFDITYAKRLGVDVENLLISQPDNGEQALEITENLIRSGAIDIIVIDSVAALTPKSEIEGEMGDSKMGLHARLMSQALRKLTGTISKTRCVCIFINQLREKIGVMFGNPETTTGGNALKFYASVRIDIRRIAQIKDGDNIIGNRVKVKVVKNKVAPPFHQAELDIIYGLGFSKSGEVVDMGVDLNIIKKSGSWFSYEETKLGQGRESVKALLLDNPELMEELENKIKEKLSTQ, encoded by the coding sequence ATGAGCAAAGAGAAAGAGAAAAAAGAAGAAAATTCGGTTCAATCCGAAAAAATGAAAGCGTTGCAATTAACCATTGAGCGACTTGACAAGACTTATGGCAAAGGATCAGTCATGAAACTGGGCGATTCTCCCATCGAAGAATTAGAGGTAATCTCTACGGGCAGCGTCGGAATCGATCTCGCTATTGGCGTGGGTGGATTTCCCCGTGGTCGTGTTGTTGAAATTTACGGACCGGAAAGTTCAGGAAAAACCACATTGGCCATACATGCTATTGCCGAAGCGCAGAAAAAGGGCGGAATCGCTGCATTTATTGATGCTGAACATGCTTTCGACATCACTTATGCAAAAAGACTGGGTGTTGATGTTGAAAACCTGCTGATTTCGCAGCCCGACAATGGAGAGCAGGCACTTGAAATTACCGAAAACCTTATTCGAAGCGGTGCCATTGATATCATTGTGATTGACTCAGTTGCTGCCTTGACTCCAAAGAGTGAAATCGAAGGCGAAATGGGCGATTCAAAGATGGGACTCCATGCACGTTTGATGTCGCAGGCCCTCCGGAAACTGACTGGAACCATTTCGAAAACACGCTGCGTTTGTATTTTCATCAATCAGCTCCGAGAAAAAATTGGAGTTATGTTTGGGAATCCCGAAACAACAACCGGTGGAAACGCGCTTAAATTCTATGCTTCGGTGCGTATCGACATTCGCAGGATTGCTCAGATCAAAGATGGTGACAATATTATCGGCAACCGTGTTAAGGTGAAAGTTGTAAAAAACAAAGTAGCACCTCCTTTCCATCAGGCAGAGCTTGATATTATTTATGGACTTGGATTTTCGAAATCCGGAGAAGTTGTGGACATGGGTGTTGATCTCAACATTATCAAGAAAAGTGGGTCCTGGTTTAGTTACGAAGAAACCAAACTGGGGCAGGGCCGCGAATCAGTCAAAGCACTCCTGCTCGACAATCCTGAGTTGATGGAAGAACTTGAAAATAAAATCAAAGAAAAACTCAGCACTCAATGA
- a CDS encoding preprotein translocase subunit YajC, translating into MNFAYILLLSQQTADGESSGGWTTMVMLLLLVVVFWLFFIRPQSKKNKEITKFRQGLKKGDRVITIGGIHGKILEINDTTAIIETEGQGKLKLEKNAIAQEFKAEEMAEK; encoded by the coding sequence ATGAACTTTGCCTACATTTTACTTTTATCACAACAGACAGCTGATGGAGAATCAAGCGGTGGATGGACCACAATGGTAATGCTTCTTCTTCTTGTTGTTGTTTTCTGGCTGTTTTTCATCAGACCACAGTCGAAAAAAAACAAAGAAATCACAAAATTTCGTCAGGGCCTGAAAAAAGGTGACCGCGTGATTACCATTGGTGGAATTCATGGAAAAATCCTTGAAATAAATGACACCACTGCTATCATTGAAACAGAAGGACAAGGCAAACTCAAGCTTGAGAAAAACGCTATTGCACAGGAATTCAAAGCTGAGGAAATGGCTGAGAAATAA
- a CDS encoding peptidase S9, producing the protein MKKSFLILALPFILAACCQPCKEEAKSDIIGQQNVKLESDIMTPEVMWAMGRVSEIQVSPGDSLILFGVTWYDWKQNKGNRELYTMKPDGSDRKNITNTSGGEYNAVWNANGEILFMTAAENDEMHIFKMKSDGTGKTQVSSDSGGVSGFILSPDEKNIAYTKDLALPTVQDIYKDLDKANARIIDDLMYRHWDEWVTTQSHLFVAPLTDGKLGKGTDLLQGEPYEVPQKPFGGLEQICWAPDGKSIVYTCRKKTGVDYSLSTNTDLYLYDLSTKKTRNLTEGMNGYDWNPVYSPDGKKLAWESMERDGYESDKLRLFVLDIASGEKAQYTGKIDQSAEQLRWSNDGKLIYFLSDWQGTRHIYSLNLADTAITQISKGLCDYLAFEIAGDKFIAQRHSISKPDEIYSVDMKSGADKEISFINKDLLAQLTMGQVEERRVKTTDGKEMLTWVIYPPHFDSTKTYPVILYCSGGPQGMVGQFWSYRWNFQMMAANGYIVVAPNRRGTTGFGQEWVEQISGDYGGQNMKDYLSAIDDVSKETWADENRMASVGASYGGFSVFWLAGHHEGRFKAFIAHDGMFNLESQYLETEELWFVDWDLGGPYWDKNNAIAQRSYANSPHLFVDKWDTPILIFHGERDYRIAYTQAMQAFTAAKVRGIPSRLVLFPEENHWVLKPQNAILWQREFKGWLDKYLK; encoded by the coding sequence ATGAAAAAATCATTTCTGATTCTTGCATTGCCGTTTATCCTTGCGGCTTGCTGCCAGCCATGTAAGGAAGAGGCGAAAAGCGATATCATCGGTCAGCAGAATGTAAAACTTGAAAGCGACATCATGACTCCCGAAGTGATGTGGGCCATGGGTCGCGTGTCCGAAATACAGGTGAGCCCGGGCGACAGCCTGATTCTTTTTGGTGTCACATGGTACGACTGGAAACAGAATAAAGGCAATCGCGAACTATATACGATGAAGCCGGATGGAAGTGACCGAAAAAACATTACAAACACAAGCGGCGGTGAGTACAATGCTGTTTGGAATGCCAATGGCGAAATTCTTTTCATGACTGCGGCTGAAAACGATGAAATGCATATCTTTAAAATGAAATCCGATGGCACTGGTAAAACACAGGTCTCAAGCGACTCCGGCGGAGTTTCAGGATTCATTTTATCGCCCGACGAAAAAAATATTGCATATACCAAAGACCTTGCGCTGCCTACGGTGCAGGATATTTACAAGGATCTTGACAAAGCAAATGCGCGCATCATCGATGATCTGATGTATCGTCACTGGGATGAGTGGGTAACAACGCAGAGTCATTTGTTTGTGGCTCCGCTGACTGATGGCAAGTTAGGTAAAGGGACTGATCTGCTGCAAGGTGAACCTTACGAAGTACCGCAGAAACCTTTTGGCGGGCTCGAACAGATTTGCTGGGCACCCGATGGAAAGTCGATTGTGTACACTTGCCGCAAAAAAACCGGCGTCGATTATTCATTGTCAACAAATACCGATTTGTATTTGTATGATCTCAGTACAAAAAAGACCAGAAATCTGACCGAAGGAATGAATGGCTACGACTGGAATCCGGTCTATAGTCCCGACGGAAAAAAGCTGGCATGGGAAAGCATGGAGCGAGACGGATATGAGTCTGACAAACTTCGTCTTTTTGTACTCGATATAGCTTCTGGCGAAAAAGCTCAATACACTGGAAAGATTGATCAGAGCGCCGAACAATTGCGCTGGAGCAATGATGGAAAATTAATTTATTTCCTCAGCGACTGGCAGGGAACTCGTCACATTTATTCGCTGAACCTGGCTGATACAGCCATTACTCAGATATCAAAAGGCTTATGTGATTATCTGGCTTTTGAAATAGCTGGTGACAAATTTATTGCTCAGCGTCACAGCATTTCGAAACCGGATGAAATTTATTCGGTTGACATGAAGTCCGGAGCGGATAAAGAAATTTCTTTCATCAATAAAGATTTGCTTGCACAGCTCACCATGGGTCAGGTTGAAGAGCGCCGCGTTAAAACCACCGATGGAAAAGAAATGCTGACGTGGGTGATTTATCCGCCGCATTTTGATTCAACAAAAACTTACCCGGTCATTCTTTATTGCTCAGGCGGGCCGCAGGGAATGGTCGGCCAGTTCTGGAGTTATCGCTGGAATTTCCAGATGATGGCTGCCAACGGTTATATTGTTGTAGCGCCTAATCGTCGCGGCACGACTGGCTTTGGACAGGAATGGGTGGAGCAGATCAGTGGCGATTACGGTGGACAGAATATGAAAGATTATTTGTCAGCCATCGATGATGTTTCAAAAGAAACATGGGCTGATGAAAATCGCATGGCCTCAGTAGGAGCCAGTTATGGAGGCTTCTCTGTTTTCTGGCTGGCCGGACATCACGAAGGTCGCTTCAAAGCTTTCATTGCACACGATGGCATGTTCAATCTCGAAAGTCAGTACCTTGAAACCGAAGAACTCTGGTTTGTGGACTGGGATCTGGGCGGACCATACTGGGATAAAAATAATGCGATTGCTCAAAGGTCATACGCAAACAGTCCTCACCTTTTCGTTGACAAATGGGACACGCCAATTCTTATTTTTCACGGTGAGCGTGATTATCGCATTGCATACACGCAAGCCATGCAGGCCTTTACTGCAGCCAAAGTCAGAGGAATTCCATCACGACTTGTTTTGTTCCCCGAAGAAAATCACTGGGTCCTTAAACCGCAGAATGCTATTTTGTGGCAGCGCGAATTCAAAGGCTGGCTTGACAAATATTTGAAGTAG
- a CDS encoding 30S ribosomal protein S16 — translation MPTRIRLQRFGKKGAPYYHVVVADSRAPRDGKFIENLGIYNPLTIPATIDINFERTLHWVKTGAVPSDTARAILSYKGVMMRHHLNIGVAKGAMTQEQADAKFENWLSEKQSKIDLKSSSMKQAGIDDKKERFAAERKVKEARDKAIAEKRQAEIKAEAKEAVAVVEEAPVVEEPVAETPVAEAPVVETPVAEEPVVEAPVAEAPVAEEPAAEAPETEEPKAE, via the coding sequence ATGCCAACAAGAATCAGACTGCAAAGATTTGGTAAAAAAGGTGCTCCTTATTACCATGTCGTCGTTGCTGACAGTCGTGCACCACGGGATGGTAAGTTTATTGAAAATCTTGGCATTTACAATCCGCTGACAATCCCGGCTACCATCGACATCAACTTCGAACGCACCCTTCATTGGGTAAAAACCGGGGCTGTTCCCAGCGACACCGCTCGCGCTATCCTGTCGTACAAAGGCGTCATGATGCGTCATCACCTCAATATTGGTGTTGCCAAAGGTGCCATGACACAGGAACAAGCCGATGCGAAATTTGAAAATTGGCTGAGCGAAAAACAAAGCAAGATCGATCTGAAATCGAGCAGCATGAAACAGGCTGGTATCGATGATAAGAAAGAGCGCTTCGCCGCCGAACGTAAAGTGAAAGAAGCTCGCGACAAAGCCATTGCTGAAAAGCGTCAGGCCGAAATTAAAGCCGAAGCTAAAGAAGCTGTTGCTGTTGTAGAAGAAGCTCCTGTAGTTGAAGAACCAGTAGCCGAAACTCCAGTAGCTGAAGCACCAGTTGTTGAAACTCCTGTTGCTGAGGAACCAGTTGTTGAAGCACCAGTTGCTGAAGCACCAGTTGCTGAAGAACCAGCTGCCGAAGCTCCTGAAACTGAAGAACCTAAAGCCGAATAA
- a CDS encoding 23S rRNA (uracil-5-)-methyltransferase RumA: protein MASSSKVYGTVIENLEIIETASEGVCIGRHEGKVVFVPFTVPGDIADVMLVRSKINYTDAFIRQLRKPGESRIEPMCPHFTLCGGCRWQHMRYDAQLVMKQKQVTDNLQRIGGIEIENIFPITASPNQFHYRNKLEFTYSDTRWLTDDERHSENIEPRGLGFHLPGRFDKIFKVNRCFLQDDYMNEIRNTAQDVALQQDLTFCNRKEHTGFLRNLMIRNSSAGHWMITVIFGFDDEKLISEYMNALKEKLPGVKSWIYIINTKANDSLNDLEFHVFSGPDSFTETMEHLHFSVGPLSFYQVNVPQALAMYGMVRKLADLKGTETVYDLYTGTGTIALFVAPHASKVVGIEYVPTAIEDANKNAVNNKISNAEFFCGDIAKTLNASFMAEHGHPDVIITDPPRSGMHPDVVAQILNVAPEKVVYVSCNPATQARDIAMMKDQYRLAEIHPFDMFPHTHHVENIALLIRK from the coding sequence ATGGCTTCTTCCTCCAAAGTTTACGGGACTGTTATAGAAAATCTGGAAATAATCGAAACAGCCTCTGAAGGAGTCTGCATCGGACGTCACGAAGGGAAAGTGGTTTTTGTGCCTTTTACTGTCCCCGGCGACATCGCTGACGTGATGCTGGTTAGAAGTAAAATAAACTACACCGACGCATTTATCAGGCAACTGCGCAAGCCCGGCGAAAGTCGCATAGAACCTATGTGTCCACACTTCACACTCTGTGGTGGTTGTCGCTGGCAACACATGCGTTACGATGCCCAACTTGTGATGAAACAGAAGCAGGTGACTGATAATCTGCAGCGCATTGGGGGTATTGAAATTGAAAATATTTTTCCGATTACGGCTTCTCCAAATCAATTTCATTACCGGAACAAACTTGAATTTACGTATTCCGATACCCGCTGGCTGACTGACGATGAGCGCCATTCAGAAAATATAGAACCACGCGGACTTGGGTTTCATTTGCCCGGACGCTTCGATAAAATCTTTAAAGTTAATCGTTGCTTTTTGCAGGATGACTACATGAACGAAATCCGAAACACTGCTCAGGATGTGGCTTTACAGCAAGACCTGACATTCTGCAACCGAAAAGAGCATACTGGATTTTTGCGAAATCTGATGATTCGCAATAGTTCTGCCGGTCACTGGATGATAACTGTAATCTTTGGATTTGATGATGAAAAGCTGATTTCAGAATACATGAATGCGCTCAAAGAAAAACTTCCTGGTGTCAAATCATGGATTTATATTATCAACACCAAGGCCAATGATTCACTGAATGATCTTGAGTTTCATGTTTTCTCCGGACCTGATTCATTCACGGAAACCATGGAACATCTGCATTTCAGCGTTGGACCACTCTCGTTTTATCAGGTGAATGTGCCGCAGGCCCTGGCCATGTATGGCATGGTTCGGAAACTGGCTGATTTAAAAGGAACCGAAACCGTATATGATTTATACACCGGAACCGGCACCATAGCTTTGTTTGTTGCACCACATGCATCCAAAGTTGTAGGCATAGAATATGTGCCGACGGCAATTGAAGACGCTAATAAAAATGCAGTGAACAATAAAATTTCCAATGCTGAATTTTTCTGCGGCGATATTGCAAAAACGTTGAATGCCTCATTCATGGCTGAACACGGACATCCGGATGTAATTATCACCGATCCGCCACGCTCCGGTATGCATCCAGATGTGGTTGCCCAGATATTGAATGTTGCACCGGAAAAGGTTGTATATGTAAGTTGCAATCCGGCCACACAAGCCCGCGACATAGCAATGATGAAAGATCAATACCGCCTCGCTGAAATCCATCCTTTCGACATGTTTCCACATACACACCATGTAGAGAACATCGCATTACTTATCCGAAAATAA
- a CDS encoding homoaconitate hydratase: MKQTLIEKIIANHSNQKTVKPGDIVDVFIDTRAARDFGGANVVKNIVDNGLKVADPAKTVFTFDCNPTGSDQKYAANQHYCRLFARDNNIKVYDIDSGIGTHLAIEKGLVWPGSTFVSTDSHANIMGAIGSFGQGMGDQDIAATWAKGSVWFKVPESVKLVFKGKRPAGVSAKDMVLNLLSIFGANKLLSYSVEFYGEAIDELTLDERITIASMGTEMGVIILLFPPTEKLLNDIEKLSGKKFEMIAADADAEYVLTQEIDVTTFKPMLALPGHPHDNESVEIKKGTKIDSAFIGSCTNGRMEDMRIAAAILKGRKVAPGVVMKIVPSTNDIWNQCLEEGLMQIFKDAGAMVSNAGCAGCAAGQVGQNGPDEVTLSTGNRNFAGKQGKGFVYLASPAIVAASAVAGFITTPDAIPEKPAEFTNTGKFDTAKAIAKERAAKPNIVEGKVWFIQKDDIDTDMIFHNRYLTITDIKEMGQYSFDNLKGYEDFAKRAKPTDIIVTSKNFGAGSSRQQAVDCFKSLGISCIIAESFGAIYERNAINAAMPILTYKPGLMEEFGLKDGDTISVNFESGEVINKASGKTVKINPFYPVQLEIYQNDGLL; the protein is encoded by the coding sequence ATGAAACAAACCCTTATTGAAAAAATCATTGCTAACCATAGCAATCAGAAAACAGTAAAACCCGGAGATATTGTTGACGTCTTTATTGACACACGTGCTGCGCGCGATTTCGGCGGCGCCAATGTTGTCAAGAATATTGTCGACAACGGACTCAAAGTCGCCGATCCGGCAAAAACGGTATTTACTTTCGACTGCAACCCGACAGGTTCAGATCAGAAGTACGCTGCCAATCAGCATTACTGCCGTCTTTTTGCACGCGACAACAACATTAAAGTCTATGACATCGATTCGGGTATCGGAACTCATCTTGCCATTGAAAAAGGGCTTGTATGGCCGGGTTCGACATTTGTCTCCACCGATTCACATGCCAATATCATGGGCGCTATTGGCTCGTTCGGTCAGGGCATGGGCGATCAGGACATTGCTGCCACCTGGGCCAAGGGCTCAGTCTGGTTTAAGGTTCCTGAATCAGTAAAATTAGTATTTAAAGGTAAGCGTCCTGCAGGTGTTTCCGCGAAAGACATGGTGCTCAATCTGCTTTCCATTTTCGGAGCCAACAAACTGCTGAGTTATTCAGTTGAATTTTATGGCGAAGCCATTGATGAGTTGACGCTGGATGAGCGCATCACCATTGCTTCGATGGGCACTGAGATGGGAGTGATTATTCTGTTGTTTCCGCCGACCGAAAAACTGCTGAATGACATCGAAAAACTCAGTGGAAAGAAATTTGAAATGATTGCAGCCGACGCTGATGCTGAATATGTTTTGACACAGGAAATTGATGTCACTACTTTCAAACCCATGCTGGCTCTGCCCGGACATCCGCACGACAACGAATCTGTAGAGATTAAAAAAGGTACTAAAATAGACTCTGCATTCATCGGAAGTTGCACCAATGGCCGTATGGAAGACATGCGTATTGCCGCTGCCATTCTGAAAGGTCGTAAAGTGGCTCCCGGCGTGGTTATGAAGATTGTTCCATCAACTAATGATATTTGGAATCAGTGTCTCGAAGAAGGCCTGATGCAGATTTTCAAAGATGCGGGCGCTATGGTTTCCAATGCAGGCTGTGCTGGATGCGCTGCTGGTCAGGTTGGACAGAATGGTCCCGATGAAGTAACATTATCAACCGGAAACCGCAATTTCGCCGGCAAGCAGGGAAAAGGTTTTGTTTATCTTGCATCGCCAGCTATTGTTGCAGCCAGTGCTGTTGCTGGTTTCATCACAACTCCGGATGCCATCCCTGAAAAACCTGCTGAATTTACCAACACCGGAAAATTTGATACAGCAAAAGCAATTGCGAAAGAACGTGCAGCAAAGCCAAATATAGTGGAAGGAAAAGTCTGGTTCATTCAGAAAGACGACATCGATACCGACATGATTTTCCACAACAGATATCTGACCATTACCGACATCAAAGAAATGGGTCAATATTCGTTCGACAACCTGAAGGGTTATGAAGATTTCGCGAAACGTGCGAAGCCGACCGACATAATTGTTACGTCGAAAAACTTCGGAGCCGGCTCCTCGCGCCAGCAGGCAGTTGATTGTTTCAAGTCGCTGGGTATTTCCTGCATCATTGCTGAATCATTCGGTGCTATTTACGAACGCAACGCCATTAACGCGGCTATGCCTATTCTCACCTACAAACCAGGTCTCATGGAAGAGTTTGGACTCAAAGACGGTGACACAATCAGCGTGAATTTCGAAAGCGGCGAAGTGATTAACAAAGCATCCGGAAAAACGGTTAAAATAAATCCTTTCTATCCGGTACAGCTCGAAATTTATCAGAATGACGGATTACTCTAA